One Candidatus Methylacidithermus pantelleriae genomic window carries:
- a CDS encoding tetratricopeptide repeat protein — protein MVTQSHGMPRPEVKKAPIQSKGRCWMLFLAIGGILSSWAYPADLSQERLKEQAFWTLAHGLFDRTLAYAERYLRQFPHTRAAAEVQLAQAQALYFSKEPREALRVLSRPRGEVPAELRSQWSWWQLQSLAACGKWDEAEQLAQGVLAKVASEEEKQKWSYALAWIFWQQGKKEQAKEALQKLALGSSGWSKKALLDLGRIEIEDGEKELARSRFERLAQTAPGNNPVHEAWFWLGELDRDAGKLEQAIQWQKKFLEEATPAERQFRLAAAYSLGKSLLAVGEPEKAMDFLEGILFHTPGIRASSLGWALAELYVQTARESATVAMRWGRWEEVLPQLDADGRVWIDWLRLRLAMEDPKLAAFLGPKRQALLGWQRIVEEGLPPFWKAFGYYQLAMEWLKQGEADRALEALGQAQELASPALAGYPHFVMGEILFAKGVYGRAAEHYREAAIEDPRLGEKATFNWLVSLARGGKVEEFEKGYQIFVRRYPSSQLLEPLVCERAELYRRLGKDALAEQAFREGLALPGLGKNHPGLLLALGDLLFENRHYREARACYQEVAQAVKGGAQKEEALYKVILSAYWSGELDARQARDSLLSWVSTHSHHSMAPIALFQAGELSLLVQDLVGAEAAFGKLAVEYPQHELADASLYWAARASLARGDGSNALALLEKIPEGSSWKAQARLLQARVYQNAGQYRVAADLLHNLLQQAKVDNAVMAEARMAEGECLFALGDYNKAAILFSQAAQSSFLASVRREEALYKEAMALDKEGRKEEALELFLALLEGKVGESEAKSFFWRVKAGLEAASLRLAAKDWEGAIAVYEALEELGGPTREEFHRTVMTLRREHFVLPQK, from the coding sequence ATGGTTACGCAAAGTCATGGCATGCCCCGGCCCGAAGTAAAAAAGGCTCCCATCCAGTCGAAAGGGCGATGTTGGATGCTCTTTCTTGCGATCGGGGGGATTCTGAGCTCTTGGGCCTATCCCGCTGATCTTTCCCAAGAGCGTCTTAAGGAGCAAGCCTTTTGGACGCTCGCTCACGGCCTTTTTGACCGGACGCTTGCCTATGCTGAGAGATATTTGCGGCAATTTCCCCATACGCGAGCCGCTGCGGAGGTCCAGTTAGCCCAGGCTCAGGCTCTTTATTTTTCCAAGGAGCCGCGGGAGGCACTTCGGGTGCTATCTCGGCCTCGCGGAGAGGTTCCGGCTGAGCTTCGGAGTCAATGGAGCTGGTGGCAACTTCAAAGTTTGGCTGCCTGTGGGAAATGGGATGAGGCAGAGCAGCTCGCACAGGGAGTTCTTGCGAAAGTTGCTTCGGAAGAGGAAAAGCAAAAGTGGTCTTATGCCCTGGCATGGATCTTCTGGCAGCAAGGAAAAAAGGAACAAGCTAAGGAAGCGCTTCAAAAGCTAGCTTTGGGCTCAAGTGGTTGGAGTAAAAAAGCCCTTTTGGATCTCGGGCGGATCGAGATCGAGGACGGGGAAAAAGAGCTGGCTCGAAGCCGGTTTGAACGGCTGGCTCAAACGGCCCCTGGTAACAACCCGGTGCACGAAGCCTGGTTCTGGCTTGGGGAACTGGATCGAGACGCGGGAAAACTGGAGCAAGCCATCCAATGGCAAAAGAAATTCCTTGAGGAAGCGACCCCCGCGGAGCGGCAATTTCGCCTCGCGGCCGCTTATTCGCTTGGGAAAAGTCTTCTGGCCGTGGGAGAGCCCGAAAAAGCTATGGACTTTTTGGAAGGGATCCTCTTCCACACCCCGGGAATACGAGCCAGTTCTTTGGGCTGGGCTCTTGCGGAGCTTTACGTCCAAACGGCACGGGAATCGGCAACGGTCGCGATGCGATGGGGGAGATGGGAGGAAGTTTTGCCCCAGTTGGACGCAGACGGCAGAGTTTGGATCGACTGGTTACGGTTGCGCCTGGCCATGGAAGATCCAAAGCTTGCAGCCTTTCTCGGTCCTAAGCGGCAAGCGCTTCTCGGTTGGCAACGGATTGTGGAGGAGGGGCTTCCCCCTTTTTGGAAGGCTTTCGGATACTACCAGTTAGCCATGGAGTGGCTCAAGCAAGGGGAAGCCGACCGGGCGCTGGAAGCCCTAGGTCAAGCCCAGGAGCTGGCTTCGCCCGCCCTAGCCGGTTATCCCCACTTTGTCATGGGGGAGATCCTTTTTGCCAAGGGTGTTTATGGCCGTGCGGCAGAGCATTATCGAGAGGCAGCCATTGAGGACCCTCGGTTGGGAGAGAAGGCTACGTTTAACTGGCTCGTCTCTCTAGCCAGGGGGGGTAAGGTAGAGGAGTTTGAAAAAGGCTACCAGATCTTTGTCCGGCGTTATCCCTCGAGCCAGCTTCTGGAACCGTTGGTATGTGAGCGTGCCGAGTTGTACCGCCGGTTGGGAAAGGACGCGTTGGCGGAACAAGCCTTCCGGGAGGGCCTTGCGCTGCCTGGCTTGGGAAAGAATCATCCGGGTCTCCTTTTGGCCCTCGGGGATCTCTTATTTGAGAACCGGCATTATCGAGAAGCCCGTGCGTGCTATCAAGAGGTGGCCCAAGCGGTCAAAGGGGGTGCTCAAAAAGAAGAGGCTCTCTACAAGGTGATCCTTTCCGCTTACTGGTCCGGGGAACTGGACGCGCGACAGGCACGAGATTCCCTTCTTTCTTGGGTTTCAACTCACAGCCACCATTCCATGGCGCCCATTGCCTTGTTTCAAGCAGGAGAACTGTCCCTTTTGGTCCAGGACCTGGTAGGTGCAGAGGCAGCTTTCGGGAAACTAGCGGTCGAATATCCTCAACACGAGCTTGCCGACGCTTCCCTCTACTGGGCTGCCAGGGCAAGTTTAGCCCGAGGAGATGGCTCTAACGCTCTAGCGCTTTTGGAAAAGATTCCTGAGGGCTCGTCGTGGAAGGCCCAGGCCCGGCTTTTGCAAGCACGGGTCTACCAGAATGCCGGCCAGTACCGGGTTGCTGCCGATCTTCTCCACAATCTTCTCCAGCAGGCGAAGGTGGACAATGCGGTCATGGCGGAGGCCCGCATGGCCGAGGGAGAGTGCCTGTTTGCTTTGGGAGACTATAACAAAGCTGCGATCCTGTTTTCCCAGGCAGCCCAGTCTTCCTTTCTGGCTTCCGTACGGAGGGAAGAGGCTCTTTATAAAGAGGCAATGGCGCTGGACAAGGAAGGAAGAAAAGAGGAGGCTTTGGAGCTATTTCTTGCCCTGCTAGAGGGGAAGGTGGGGGAGTCGGAAGCAAAGAGTTTTTTTTGGCGAGTGAAAGCCGGCCTGGAGGCGGCTTCCCTCCGTTTGGCAGCGAAGGATTGGGAGGGGGCCATTGCCGTTTATGAAGCGCTAGAAGAGCTGGGGGGTCCCACCCGGGAAGAGTTTCATCGGACTGTGATGACCTTGCGCAGGGAACATTTCGTCTTGCCCCAAAAGTAG
- a CDS encoding glycosyltransferase produces MSQLSFLLAAWGSAGDRSVFVELGQLLVQRGHRVTMVAQEDWGKEAQRRGLEFRGLPAGLSGEEDPLESVLQLAARGTSGSVYATVVRKLVLPVIEPAFHILLEEAARHDCLVAHPMALAAAFVWEKTRIPWATLCTSPAITPSSLLPPWPPRVRLARKRITRALYRSCWNALTCVASFLFDGEINRIRKRLGLAPRKHVLFSHRSTQRVLHLYSPTFFPRDPQWGPEHVLTGFPHPREPSGYSPPKDLAHWLAQHTPVWLFTLGSTVVKSFGRSFYEEAAEAVRGYPAAAILLIGEEGNRPARLPSNALAIPWLPHDWIMPRVSVVAHHCGMGTLASALLAGKPAVLCPCAFDQPYNAARLEELGVGKYLPRHRRKAAGLRLAMWETSTGMYARQAQIVSNKLQGEDGLGCAAIQLEELARTKRGPAQ; encoded by the coding sequence ATGTCGCAACTTAGCTTTCTTCTGGCTGCCTGGGGATCCGCAGGCGACCGTTCCGTCTTTGTTGAACTGGGTCAGTTGCTGGTCCAGCGAGGTCATCGGGTAACCATGGTGGCACAGGAGGATTGGGGAAAAGAAGCCCAAAGGAGAGGCCTGGAATTTCGAGGTCTACCCGCGGGTCTTTCCGGCGAGGAGGATCCGCTGGAATCCGTCCTCCAGCTAGCCGCCCGCGGGACCAGTGGCTCCGTCTACGCCACAGTCGTTCGAAAGCTTGTCCTTCCCGTGATTGAACCAGCCTTCCACATTCTTTTGGAGGAGGCAGCCCGCCATGATTGTCTGGTGGCCCACCCCATGGCCCTTGCCGCCGCTTTTGTTTGGGAAAAAACCCGTATCCCCTGGGCGACCTTGTGCACGTCCCCTGCGATTACTCCCTCAAGCCTTCTTCCCCCCTGGCCCCCCAGGGTGCGCCTTGCCCGGAAAAGGATCACCCGCGCGTTGTATCGCTCGTGCTGGAACGCCCTTACTTGTGTCGCTTCTTTTCTTTTCGACGGGGAAATCAACCGGATCCGAAAACGCCTCGGGTTAGCCCCGCGCAAGCACGTTCTTTTTTCTCATCGCTCGACGCAACGGGTTCTCCACCTCTATAGCCCCACGTTCTTCCCGCGTGATCCCCAGTGGGGACCCGAACATGTGCTCACAGGTTTTCCGCATCCGAGAGAACCCTCCGGTTACTCTCCACCCAAGGATCTAGCCCATTGGTTAGCCCAGCACACACCTGTTTGGCTCTTTACCTTAGGAAGCACGGTGGTCAAATCTTTTGGACGGTCCTTCTACGAAGAGGCAGCCGAAGCCGTTCGCGGTTATCCTGCCGCCGCCATCCTTCTCATTGGAGAGGAGGGGAACCGACCCGCCCGGTTACCCTCCAATGCGCTGGCCATTCCCTGGCTTCCCCACGATTGGATTATGCCCCGGGTTTCTGTTGTGGCCCATCACTGCGGTATGGGTACGCTAGCCTCTGCCCTCCTGGCGGGAAAGCCGGCCGTTCTTTGCCCTTGCGCGTTTGACCAACCTTACAACGCAGCGCGCCTCGAAGAGCTGGGCGTGGGAAAGTACTTGCCGCGCCATCGCCGCAAGGCAGCCGGCTTACGCCTAGCGATGTGGGAGACCAGTACGGGGATGTACGCGCGCCAAGCCCAGATTGTGTCCAACAAGCTCCAAGGAGAGGATGGATTGGGCTGCGCCGCAATCCAACTCGAGGAGCTTGCCCGAACAAAAAGAGGCCCGGCACAGTGA
- the mnmE gene encoding tRNA uridine-5-carboxymethylaminomethyl(34) synthesis GTPase MnmE, translating into MDTIIAPATAPGKAALAVIRVSGPAAQPMTQTLLERPIPWIPQRATLVRLWDRGEFLDQAVLVYWKKPHSFTGEDVVEISCHGSPYIVQKMVAAYIARGARFALPGEFTQRAFLHGKLDLTQAEAIHEIIQAQTPAALEGALGIHQGKLRNKIVQLRERLLGIVAHLEAYVDFPDEDVPPLVQKELEEALDCLEQELEALLRTAPVGKILREGVVTAIVGAPNVGKSSLFNALLREDRAIVSPIPGTTRDTIETECQLGGFCLRLVDTAGRRKTDDWIEQEGVRRAEAALAQADLVLYVIVAPEPEPEEVRRLLPPPGKVWLVVANKCDLGIHPDHRDRICVSALTGQGLDRLQEEIVRQLTGGLALAKEGWITINPRHEGLLRRAQEGLQRARTAWQEGASLELVSVDLRESLQALGEVIGLGCREEILDEVFRRFCIGK; encoded by the coding sequence ATGGACACCATTATTGCTCCAGCGACAGCTCCCGGAAAAGCTGCCCTGGCTGTTATCAGGGTCAGCGGACCAGCGGCACAGCCAATGACCCAGACTCTTTTGGAGCGGCCGATCCCGTGGATTCCGCAGCGCGCTACATTGGTGCGGTTATGGGACCGGGGGGAGTTTCTGGACCAAGCCGTTCTTGTGTATTGGAAAAAACCCCACTCGTTTACAGGGGAAGACGTGGTAGAGATTAGCTGCCATGGGAGCCCCTATATCGTGCAGAAAATGGTAGCTGCTTACATCGCCCGGGGAGCTCGCTTTGCGCTACCGGGAGAATTCACCCAACGTGCTTTTTTACATGGGAAGCTGGATCTTACCCAAGCTGAGGCGATCCATGAAATCATCCAGGCACAGACGCCGGCGGCCCTGGAAGGGGCCTTGGGGATTCACCAGGGGAAGTTACGGAATAAGATTGTGCAGCTACGGGAACGTCTCCTCGGGATAGTTGCCCACCTGGAAGCCTATGTCGATTTTCCCGACGAGGATGTTCCTCCCCTCGTGCAGAAAGAACTGGAAGAGGCCCTCGACTGCCTGGAGCAGGAACTAGAAGCCCTACTCCGGACGGCGCCGGTAGGAAAAATCCTTCGCGAGGGGGTGGTCACGGCCATTGTCGGAGCCCCCAATGTGGGGAAGTCGAGCTTGTTTAACGCGCTCCTGCGCGAAGACCGGGCCATTGTCTCCCCGATCCCTGGGACAACCCGAGACACGATTGAAACGGAGTGTCAACTGGGAGGATTTTGTCTTCGACTGGTGGACACCGCCGGAAGGAGAAAAACGGACGATTGGATCGAACAGGAGGGAGTCCGGCGGGCGGAAGCGGCCTTGGCCCAAGCCGATCTTGTCCTCTACGTCATCGTGGCCCCGGAACCAGAACCCGAAGAAGTCCGAAGGCTTCTTCCGCCCCCAGGAAAAGTGTGGCTTGTGGTCGCCAACAAATGCGATCTAGGGATTCATCCAGATCACAGGGACCGCATCTGTGTTTCCGCCCTCACGGGCCAGGGCCTAGACCGGCTGCAAGAAGAGATCGTACGCCAACTGACCGGAGGGCTTGCGCTGGCAAAGGAAGGGTGGATCACCATTAATCCTCGACATGAAGGGTTGCTTCGCCGAGCTCAAGAAGGCTTGCAACGCGCGAGAACTGCCTGGCAAGAAGGCGCAAGTCTTGAGCTTGTTAGCGTTGATCTGCGGGAGAGTCTCCAGGCACTGGGGGAAGTCATCGGACTTGGATGCCGGGAAGAAATCCTCGATGAGGTTTTCCGGCGATTTTGCATTGGGAAATGA
- a CDS encoding RlpA-like double-psi beta-barrel domain-containing protein: MTWSSEIGHKQRYRLSMALVLVALFWLGNGVAWGKANPGGSKKSYPYHFFCTLYYLPKEEGFSASRGFDVRPVRAPGLGAHPYPASFLWAVRMEGAGRIRTPVRGFHYIRYAGGGSYEYCSAPTAANGHRLQAHRTCAISSRNPYLRLGQEIEIDSPTVRAVFGSSRWRIEDTGGGLNPWQIDLYWGEDEPRGSEGRDRNRPKGTDFEYAFDVIVTVLGQG, translated from the coding sequence ATGACGTGGTCCTCAGAGATAGGACACAAGCAAAGATATCGACTCTCTATGGCCCTCGTCCTGGTCGCTCTTTTCTGGCTGGGGAACGGGGTAGCATGGGGGAAGGCGAATCCTGGCGGGTCGAAAAAAAGCTACCCGTACCATTTTTTTTGCACCCTTTACTATTTGCCGAAAGAGGAAGGTTTTAGCGCTAGCCGCGGGTTTGATGTCAGGCCCGTCCGAGCGCCGGGGCTCGGAGCTCACCCCTATCCAGCTTCCTTTCTTTGGGCCGTTCGAATGGAGGGAGCGGGCCGAATTCGCACACCTGTACGGGGGTTCCACTATATCCGCTACGCGGGAGGAGGGTCGTATGAATACTGCTCCGCTCCCACGGCGGCCAACGGCCACCGATTGCAAGCGCACCGCACATGCGCGATTTCTTCTCGAAATCCTTACCTGCGGCTTGGTCAGGAGATTGAGATTGATTCCCCGACGGTCCGGGCGGTTTTTGGCTCTTCCCGCTGGCGGATCGAGGATACGGGAGGTGGGTTAAATCCCTGGCAGATTGATCTTTATTGGGGCGAAGATGAGCCTCGGGGTTCCGAGGGACGAGACCGGAACCGACCAAAAGGCACCGATTTTGAATACGCGTTTGATGTGATTGTCACAGTCCTAGGCCAGGGATAA
- the priA gene encoding replication restart helicase PriA, with the protein MEESCGEGPFCLPLRSTIAPSGSQAAKTKRDEPKTVGMIQDQSNPLPKQGEFSLFDPPLPKEPGVTSYQAKVFVPGGGGALLVAWVPQEVIQDVVPGCRVILASTEGERKGLVYQVFRARRRKPRWTVKELIDRQPVIGTAFFVLARELASYYCAPLSLALKTMLPACLWENPSSRRRAQAKWLELGPGWVAAQGSLSGEDPSEVEACRWLEERSPIPISQVIRKTRWPRDFWERLVAKGWVVFRDPPLERSVELCREESSPVQVTLSREQKDALAVLTQSLDRGPGHPILLYGVTGSGKTEIYFEAIDHVLKRGGSALLLVPERALTPQHLERLKARFPAQDAIAVWHSGLSETIRVQQWWRIQRGEIRVVLGTRSALFLPLRKLSLIVLDEEQDPSYKQREGLRYHARQAAMMRAQLEGALVVLGSATPSLESWYKANQGEYRLVKLQARAGKARLPWVHVVDLRLGRRSSSSRKPEGDEILAPFVREQVQKCLEQGKQVLIYVNRRGYAGAVQCQVCGEVVRCPRCSVALAFHKSLQALLCHYCTHRSQWQEACPRCGAIAMKLLGRGTERIEELLRELFPQVRLLRADSDSLKDRSLWEAAVRAFRKGELDILVGTQILSKGLDFPGLGCVVVLEWDFVLSLPDFRATERAFQQLTQVAGRAGRAGGEAHVFLQTCCPHHPAIQFARHHDFEGFAESELELRQKFFFPPFAELVLLSWEGRNQERTRRLAEQAHDRIMEALGGLADVGPCMSAPIERIRDRYRFQVLIKTRRLPELARKLFTLQSRLRDAKVRLEVDVDPVEFW; encoded by the coding sequence ATGGAAGAATCCTGTGGAGAAGGACCGTTCTGCCTTCCCTTGAGAAGCACTATAGCACCCTCCGGGTCACAGGCTGCCAAAACCAAGCGGGATGAACCGAAGACGGTAGGAATGATCCAGGACCAGTCAAACCCTTTACCAAAGCAAGGCGAATTTAGTCTCTTTGACCCACCCTTGCCAAAAGAACCTGGCGTTACGTCCTATCAAGCCAAGGTGTTTGTACCGGGCGGAGGAGGAGCGCTCCTGGTGGCTTGGGTCCCCCAGGAGGTAATCCAGGACGTTGTGCCGGGTTGCCGGGTCATTCTTGCCTCGACCGAAGGGGAGCGAAAAGGGCTTGTCTACCAGGTGTTCCGGGCGAGGAGACGAAAACCAAGATGGACGGTAAAGGAGCTGATCGACCGGCAACCGGTGATTGGGACGGCTTTCTTTGTGTTGGCTCGGGAACTGGCGTCCTACTATTGTGCCCCTCTCTCGTTGGCGCTTAAAACCATGCTTCCCGCTTGCCTCTGGGAAAACCCTTCTTCCCGTCGACGAGCGCAAGCAAAGTGGCTCGAACTTGGACCTGGTTGGGTAGCGGCCCAGGGTTCCCTTTCCGGCGAGGACCCTTCCGAAGTCGAAGCCTGCCGGTGGTTGGAAGAGAGAAGTCCGATTCCGATCTCACAAGTGATTCGTAAAACCAGGTGGCCGCGGGACTTTTGGGAACGCTTAGTTGCGAAGGGTTGGGTCGTTTTTCGGGATCCACCCTTAGAGCGCTCCGTGGAGCTCTGCCGGGAGGAATCGTCGCCTGTTCAGGTGACTCTTAGCCGCGAGCAAAAGGATGCTCTTGCCGTGCTTACGCAAAGCCTAGATCGAGGCCCTGGTCATCCCATTCTTCTTTACGGAGTAACAGGAAGCGGGAAAACCGAGATTTACTTTGAGGCGATCGACCATGTGCTCAAACGAGGCGGAAGCGCTCTATTGCTCGTACCTGAGAGAGCGTTGACCCCACAGCATCTGGAACGACTCAAGGCTCGATTTCCTGCCCAGGATGCGATTGCGGTTTGGCATAGCGGGCTTTCCGAAACCATTCGTGTCCAGCAGTGGTGGAGAATTCAAAGGGGCGAGATTCGTGTCGTGTTGGGCACAAGGTCCGCTCTTTTTCTGCCCCTTCGCAAGCTTTCGCTTATCGTGCTGGATGAGGAGCAGGATCCCTCCTACAAGCAGAGGGAAGGTTTGCGGTATCACGCGCGGCAAGCCGCAATGATGCGCGCGCAACTGGAAGGCGCACTCGTTGTGTTGGGTTCCGCAACCCCTTCCCTTGAGTCCTGGTACAAGGCCAACCAGGGAGAATACCGGCTCGTTAAGCTCCAAGCGCGAGCGGGAAAGGCGCGTTTACCCTGGGTTCACGTGGTAGACCTTCGTTTAGGCCGTCGCAGTTCGTCGTCTCGCAAACCGGAGGGGGACGAAATTTTAGCTCCCTTTGTTCGGGAGCAGGTGCAAAAGTGCCTGGAGCAAGGGAAACAGGTTCTTATCTATGTCAATCGCCGTGGGTACGCAGGCGCGGTCCAGTGCCAGGTTTGCGGAGAGGTTGTCCGATGCCCCCGGTGCAGTGTGGCCCTTGCCTTCCATAAAAGCTTGCAGGCGCTTCTCTGCCACTACTGCACGCATCGGTCCCAGTGGCAAGAGGCCTGCCCACGATGTGGAGCCATTGCGATGAAGCTTCTGGGAAGGGGGACGGAAAGGATTGAAGAGCTTTTGCGGGAGCTTTTCCCACAGGTGAGGCTGCTGCGGGCTGATTCGGATTCTCTTAAGGACCGGTCTTTATGGGAAGCGGCGGTCCGCGCGTTTCGCAAGGGGGAGCTAGACATTCTGGTTGGCACACAAATTCTCTCGAAGGGTTTGGATTTTCCGGGCCTAGGATGTGTCGTGGTATTGGAGTGGGATTTCGTATTATCCCTCCCCGATTTTCGGGCAACAGAGAGGGCGTTTCAACAATTGACCCAAGTGGCAGGGCGAGCGGGCCGGGCCGGGGGCGAAGCTCACGTCTTTCTTCAGACTTGTTGTCCCCATCATCCGGCGATCCAGTTTGCCCGTCATCACGACTTTGAGGGGTTTGCTGAGTCGGAACTCGAGTTACGGCAGAAGTTTTTCTTTCCTCCCTTTGCTGAACTGGTGCTGCTTTCGTGGGAAGGAAGGAATCAGGAACGCACGCGACGGCTGGCCGAGCAAGCGCACGATCGAATCATGGAGGCTCTTGGCGGTCTGGCAGACGTAGGCCCGTGCATGTCGGCTCCTATTGAAAGGATCCGGGATCGGTACCGGTTTCAGGTTCTGATCAAAACCCGGCGCCTCCCCGAACTGGCTCGGAAACTTTTTACCCTTCAGAGTCGCCTTCGGGATGCCAAAGTTCGACTCGAGGTGGACGTGGATCCGGTGGAGTTCTGGTAG
- a CDS encoding quinone-dependent dihydroorotate dehydrogenase, which yields MNIYRLIRPLLFLCPPEAIHAASLQLFHQAARLGCLPSWNISPRALERRFWGLSFPNPVGLAAGFDKNGVALPAWERLGFGFVEIGTVTPRPQKGNAKPRLFRVPREHALVNRMGFPNEGALAIRRRLERLKEEGQWPKIPVGINIGKQKETPIPEAARDYVEVFTHLRELGDFFVLNVSSPNTPELRRLETPEMLLRLLDAVAACHPPRHSPKPVLVKLSPDHTEQELEKLVTLLGEAPCQGIVFCNTSLKTSPDGLRGGWSGAPLKEKATRLLRKIATWASPRLVLIGVGGIESPDDAYERLAAGADLLEIYTGLVYRGPSLARELSLGLWKRGIPARRVPVP from the coding sequence ATGAATATCTATCGGCTAATACGCCCGTTGCTTTTCCTGTGCCCGCCGGAAGCGATTCACGCAGCTAGCTTACAACTCTTCCATCAAGCGGCGCGCCTGGGTTGTCTTCCTTCCTGGAACATTTCTCCGCGAGCTCTGGAGCGGCGGTTTTGGGGACTTTCCTTTCCGAATCCGGTAGGGTTAGCTGCCGGTTTTGACAAAAACGGCGTTGCCCTTCCCGCATGGGAACGGCTGGGTTTTGGGTTTGTGGAAATTGGTACGGTCACTCCGCGACCCCAAAAAGGCAACGCGAAACCCCGCCTCTTCCGAGTTCCGAGGGAACATGCGCTGGTTAACCGGATGGGTTTTCCCAACGAGGGAGCCCTTGCGATACGAAGGCGACTGGAGCGGCTCAAGGAGGAGGGCCAGTGGCCCAAAATCCCTGTGGGGATCAATATCGGCAAACAGAAAGAGACGCCCATCCCCGAGGCAGCTCGGGACTATGTGGAGGTCTTTACCCACCTTAGGGAACTGGGAGATTTTTTTGTCCTCAACGTGAGCTCCCCGAATACTCCAGAACTGCGTCGTCTGGAAACACCCGAAATGCTCCTTCGGCTGCTGGACGCCGTAGCTGCCTGCCATCCCCCTCGGCATTCCCCCAAACCAGTCCTGGTGAAACTTTCCCCTGACCATACCGAGCAGGAGCTAGAAAAACTGGTCACCCTTCTCGGGGAAGCCCCTTGCCAAGGAATTGTCTTTTGCAACACCAGCCTCAAAACCTCTCCGGACGGCCTCAGAGGGGGATGGAGCGGGGCGCCTCTCAAGGAAAAAGCCACGCGCCTTTTGCGAAAGATCGCCACATGGGCCTCCCCTCGCCTTGTTCTTATCGGGGTGGGAGGGATTGAAAGCCCAGACGATGCTTACGAGCGATTGGCAGCCGGAGCTGATCTTCTGGAAATTTATACAGGACTTGTCTACCGTGGGCCTTCCCTTGCGAGGGAGCTTTCTTTGGGTCTTTGGAAACGGGGAATACCGGCCCGACGCGTTCCCGTTCCCTGA